Proteins found in one Helicobacter sp. NHP19-003 genomic segment:
- the ndk gene encoding nucleoside-diphosphate kinase, whose amino-acid sequence MQTLSIIKPDGVKKRIIGKIITRFEEAGLEVVKIKRLHLNQAQAEEFYAIHQDRPFFNDLVAFMTSGAVVVMVLEGANAVEKNRELMGATDPKAAKAGTIRADFAENIDANVIHGSDSEENAQREIAFFFSK is encoded by the coding sequence ATGCAAACCCTATCCATCATTAAACCCGATGGCGTGAAAAAGCGCATCATCGGTAAAATCATCACCCGTTTTGAAGAGGCGGGGTTGGAGGTGGTCAAAATCAAACGGCTACACCTAAACCAAGCGCAGGCCGAGGAGTTTTACGCCATCCACCAAGACCGCCCCTTTTTCAACGACTTGGTTGCGTTTATGACGAGTGGCGCAGTGGTGGTGATGGTGCTAGAGGGGGCAAATGCTGTGGAGAAAAACCGCGAGTTAATGGGCGCGACCGACCCCAAAGCCGCCAAAGCTGGCACCATTCGGGCGGACTTTGCTGAAAACATCGATGCGAATGTCATACATGGCAGCGACAGCGAAGAAAACGCCCAAAGAGAAATCGCCTTTTTCTTCAGCAAATAG
- a CDS encoding DUF177 domain-containing protein, with protein MQKIGHSVKSVACAFEGVHLDGQVHRVAPKLFMLEGHLHGEVPVVCARSAEVFNKTLSQDLKLLLCDGVFDPKQSLEGWGVDALDTMECFGGVIDLEDILRSEVQSIQTDYHYLDQP; from the coding sequence ATGCAAAAAATCGGGCATTCTGTAAAATCCGTGGCATGTGCTTTTGAGGGCGTGCACCTGGACGGGCAGGTGCACCGAGTCGCCCCGAAGCTCTTTATGCTGGAGGGGCATTTGCACGGAGAGGTGCCCGTTGTGTGCGCGCGTAGTGCCGAAGTCTTTAACAAAACCTTGTCCCAAGATTTAAAGCTCTTGCTCTGTGATGGGGTGTTTGACCCTAAACAGAGTTTGGAGGGTTGGGGCGTGGATGCCCTAGACACCATGGAGTGTTTTGGCGGTGTCATTGATTTGGAGGATATTTTGCGCTCAGAGGTGCAGAGTATCCAAACCGATTATCACTATTTAGACCAACCATAA
- the rpmF gene encoding 50S ribosomal protein L32: MAVPDRRVSKTRARKRRTHYTAKLAMPTKGKDGSWKLPHFVNRFTGNYK; encoded by the coding sequence ATGGCAGTACCTGATAGACGCGTGAGTAAAACAAGGGCAAGAAAACGCCGTACCCACTACACAGCCAAATTAGCCATGCCCACTAAAGGCAAGGACGGCAGCTGGAAATTGCCCCATTTTGTCAATCGATTCACAGGCAATTACAAATAG
- the plsX gene encoding phosphate acyltransferase PlsX: protein MKIVVDMMGADLGVLPILEGVSKALASKAFEPILVGDAKKAKAFISKDLASKVEVIDCPDFIRMEEQATEALKRKEASIFVGMDILKNGADALVSAGHSGATMGLATLKLGRIKGVSRPALCTLMPSVGKRASLCLDVGANTDCKAEYLLDFAILGYEYAKSVLGYDSPTVGLLANGEEDSKGDSLTKEAFKLIHDYPLFAENTSIFKGNVEGNDIFVNSVDVVVCDGFVGNIVLKTTEGVAGAIGSIFKTTIKEHFSAKIGAFLLKEAFGTLKQKTDYAEYGGAPLLGVNKTVIISHGKSNARAIECAIYQAIRAKESGVVQKMAQAFSHKNPTESTASN from the coding sequence ATGAAAATCGTTGTTGACATGATGGGAGCGGACCTTGGGGTCTTACCTATTCTTGAGGGCGTTTCTAAGGCGTTGGCGAGCAAGGCGTTTGAGCCCATTTTAGTGGGCGATGCCAAGAAGGCAAAAGCGTTCATTTCTAAGGACTTGGCCTCTAAGGTGGAGGTCATTGACTGCCCCGACTTTATCCGTATGGAGGAGCAAGCCACAGAGGCGCTCAAGCGCAAAGAGGCTTCCATTTTCGTGGGGATGGATATTTTAAAAAACGGGGCGGACGCTTTGGTTTCAGCCGGGCATAGCGGGGCGACTATGGGGCTTGCCACGCTCAAACTCGGGCGCATTAAAGGCGTGAGCCGCCCCGCTTTGTGTACCCTGATGCCTTCTGTGGGTAAAAGGGCGAGTTTGTGCCTAGATGTGGGCGCGAACACCGATTGCAAGGCGGAATATCTTTTAGACTTCGCCATTTTGGGCTATGAGTATGCCAAAAGCGTTTTGGGATATGACAGCCCCACGGTGGGGCTTTTAGCCAATGGTGAAGAAGACAGCAAGGGCGATAGCCTCACCAAAGAAGCGTTTAAGCTCATCCACGACTACCCCCTATTTGCCGAAAATACATCCATTTTCAAGGGCAATGTGGAGGGCAACGACATTTTTGTCAACAGCGTGGATGTCGTGGTGTGCGATGGCTTTGTCGGTAACATTGTGCTCAAAACTACAGAGGGGGTCGCGGGCGCGATCGGCAGCATTTTTAAAACCACGATTAAGGAGCATTTCAGCGCTAAAATCGGGGCGTTTCTTTTAAAAGAGGCCTTTGGCACGCTCAAGCAAAAGACCGACTACGCCGAATATGGCGGCGCGCCGCTCTTGGGCGTGAACAAAACAGTCATCATCAGCCACGGTAAAAGCAATGCGCGGGCGATTGAGTGCGCCATTTACCAAGCGATTCGGGCGAAGGAAAGCGGTGTGGTCCAAAAAATGGCACAAGCCTTTAGCCATAAAAACCCCACAGAGTCTACAGCTTCAAATTAA
- a CDS encoding beta-ketoacyl-ACP synthase III: protein MPYAMLRSVASYVPANCVPNSAFEGLLDTTDEWIQKRTGIKTRYFASPKEKSSDLGVRAAKLAIERAGLKKEDIDLVLVGTLSPDYVAMPSTACGLSAKLGLENTPSMDLIAACSGFIYLLATAKAFVESGMYENVLIVGAEKCSSVLDFSDRSTCVLFGDGAGACVISPTEDIKKSILDVKIAANGNFGDYLYTPRNIKGSAFCPGHEDSQALHMKGNEIFKLAIKTLLKDVEEILQANAITPEQIAYFIPHQANLRIIQAVQNQLAFKEDQVVLTVQKYGNTSAASIPMAMNDIFEQGKLKTGDLMLLDAFGGGLTWGSALVYFGEKA, encoded by the coding sequence ATGCCCTATGCAATGTTGCGCTCAGTGGCTTCGTATGTGCCTGCAAATTGTGTCCCCAACAGCGCCTTTGAGGGGCTTTTAGACACCACGGACGAGTGGATACAAAAGCGCACAGGGATCAAGACCCGCTATTTTGCCAGCCCTAAGGAAAAGAGCAGCGATTTAGGCGTGCGTGCCGCAAAGCTAGCCATCGAGCGGGCAGGTTTGAAGAAAGAGGACATTGATTTGGTCTTGGTCGGCACCTTGAGCCCCGATTATGTCGCCATGCCCTCCACTGCTTGCGGTCTAAGCGCCAAATTAGGCTTAGAAAACACGCCCAGCATGGACTTGATTGCTGCTTGCAGTGGGTTTATCTATTTGCTCGCCACCGCTAAGGCGTTTGTGGAAAGCGGCATGTATGAAAATGTGCTGATCGTGGGGGCAGAGAAGTGTAGCAGTGTTTTAGATTTTAGCGATCGCTCCACTTGTGTGTTGTTTGGGGATGGGGCGGGGGCGTGTGTGATCTCACCCACTGAGGATATTAAAAAGAGCATCTTAGATGTTAAAATTGCCGCCAATGGCAACTTTGGCGACTACCTTTACACTCCAAGAAACATTAAGGGCAGTGCCTTTTGCCCCGGGCATGAGGACAGCCAGGCACTGCACATGAAGGGCAATGAAATTTTCAAGCTTGCCATCAAAACTTTGCTCAAAGATGTGGAGGAAATCCTCCAAGCCAACGCCATCACCCCAGAACAGATCGCCTATTTCATCCCCCACCAAGCAAATTTACGCATCATCCAAGCGGTGCAAAACCAACTCGCCTTTAAAGAGGATCAAGTGGTCTTGACCGTGCAAAAATACGGCAACACTTCGGCTGCCAGCATCCCTATGGCGATGAACGACATTTTTGAACAAGGCAAGCTCAAAACGGGCGATTTGATGCTCTTAGATGCCTTTGGCGGTGGCCTCACTTGGGGCTCTGCGTTGGTGTATTTTGGAGAAAAAGCATAG
- a CDS encoding N-6 DNA methylase — protein sequence MNKLRDFISGKEIRESPEEKEAVQPFLKILHEDYGYPKNLLQAHPQYRVKASPSDKKGYPIDIAVFETIQNEKKLKIVVECKKKDRKDGIEQLKSYLKFCEARIGIWFNGEESVYIQKIEKSGNIVFEEISAFPKHNEKLSEIGKYLRKDLKPTHNLKEIFKEIRGRIVANSTGVNRDEQIAKEMILLILCKIYDERFTANDKMVRFRASVDESDKEVRDRIDELFADIQQKYDDVLNKQDTITFDSKTLKLVVGKLQNICITETDRDSVGDAFEVFIGYSLKGSQGQFFTPKNVVRLMVEIVAPDKKHTIIDPACGSCGFLVESLKYLWHTLDKTIENEISRAEEKMALAIKNIRGIEKDSFLTKVGKAYMTILGDGKGGIFCEDSLELPKNWGELTKSQIKLESFDLSFSNPPFGKDIKVTGKDKLAQYALNLNKKEGNVSTLFLERNLQLLKKGGRLAIILPETYFHAPSTRYVREFLTQHNIEWLIDIPHNTFRPHNNAKCIILILQKDTKQQKFINMAVAEFAGHDHNGKAIYHVDGSVKDDTPTIIDEVRGRTDEKKYTFEVEAHKVIASDILIPRYFWKSKELEIADIAHRKNLNMVSLQELIDHACISFFDGHGSPKGELKGEGSIPYIRVKDIVNWQIYKDPTAMIPTSEYDRLFSKAKQLKPKDILFVKRGSYRIGSVAMVSPNDTHVILTREILVLRVNTQSATKQYGMTPEYLLYAMSHVITYKQLENKIFIDTTLPNIADRWKELQIPIPRDASQLEQITKKVKSAITKQWGFLNIVDTLKNHNDVFYT from the coding sequence ATGAATAAGTTGAGGGATTTTATCTCCGGTAAAGAAATTAGGGAAAGCCCTGAAGAGAAAGAGGCGGTGCAACCATTTTTAAAGATACTCCACGAAGACTATGGTTATCCAAAAAATCTTTTGCAAGCACACCCGCAATACAGAGTCAAGGCAAGCCCATCTGACAAAAAAGGTTATCCCATTGACATTGCTGTTTTTGAAACAATACAGAATGAGAAAAAACTAAAAATTGTCGTGGAGTGCAAGAAAAAAGATAGAAAAGATGGAATAGAACAACTAAAAAGTTATCTGAAATTTTGCGAAGCGCGCATAGGCATTTGGTTTAATGGTGAGGAAAGTGTCTATATCCAAAAGATAGAGAAGTCTGGGAATATCGTTTTTGAAGAAATAAGTGCTTTTCCCAAGCACAATGAAAAATTAAGCGAGATAGGAAAGTATCTAAGAAAAGATTTAAAACCCACGCACAACTTAAAAGAAATTTTTAAAGAGATTAGGGGGCGGATTGTCGCTAACAGCACGGGCGTGAATCGAGACGAACAAATCGCCAAAGAGATGATTTTATTGATCCTTTGTAAAATTTACGATGAGCGTTTTACGGCTAATGACAAAATGGTAAGATTTAGAGCATCTGTAGATGAAAGTGATAAAGAAGTCAGGGATAGGATCGACGAACTTTTTGCAGACATACAGCAAAAATACGATGATGTTTTAAACAAACAAGACACCATAACCTTTGATAGCAAAACCCTAAAATTAGTGGTGGGCAAACTCCAAAATATCTGTATCACTGAAACCGACAGAGACAGCGTGGGGGATGCGTTTGAAGTTTTTATAGGATACTCGTTAAAAGGTTCTCAAGGGCAGTTTTTTACACCCAAAAATGTAGTTAGGCTGATGGTAGAAATTGTCGCGCCAGACAAAAAGCACACCATCATCGATCCAGCGTGTGGGAGTTGTGGGTTTTTGGTTGAGTCATTAAAATACCTTTGGCACACCCTAGATAAAACCATTGAAAACGAAATTTCTAGAGCCGAAGAAAAGATGGCTTTGGCGATCAAAAATATTAGAGGGATTGAAAAAGACAGCTTTTTAACAAAAGTGGGTAAAGCCTATATGACCATTTTAGGCGATGGCAAGGGGGGTATCTTTTGTGAAGATAGCTTGGAATTGCCTAAAAATTGGGGTGAGCTCACAAAAAGCCAAATCAAATTAGAAAGCTTTGATCTCTCTTTTTCAAACCCACCCTTTGGAAAAGATATCAAAGTAACGGGCAAGGATAAACTAGCCCAATATGCTTTGAATTTAAATAAAAAAGAAGGCAATGTTTCCACACTGTTTTTAGAAAGGAATTTACAACTTTTAAAAAAGGGGGGCAGATTGGCGATCATTTTGCCCGAAACCTACTTCCACGCTCCCAGCACGAGATATGTCAGAGAGTTTTTAACCCAACACAATATCGAGTGGCTCATCGATATCCCCCACAACACATTTAGACCCCACAACAATGCTAAGTGCATTATCTTAATCCTTCAAAAGGACACAAAACAACAAAAATTTATCAATATGGCTGTAGCTGAATTTGCAGGGCACGATCACAATGGCAAGGCGATTTATCATGTTGATGGCAGTGTCAAAGACGACACGCCGACAATCATTGATGAAGTGAGGGGAAGGACAGATGAAAAGAAATACACCTTTGAAGTAGAGGCGCATAAGGTGATTGCAAGCGATATTTTGATTCCTAGATACTTTTGGAAAAGTAAAGAACTTGAGATCGCAGACATTGCCCATAGAAAAAATCTAAACATGGTTTCTTTGCAAGAGTTGATCGATCATGCGTGTATTAGTTTTTTTGACGGGCATGGATCGCCTAAGGGGGAGCTAAAGGGTGAGGGTTCAATCCCTTACATAAGAGTTAAGGACATTGTAAATTGGCAGATTTACAAAGACCCTACAGCCATGATTCCTACAAGCGAATACGATAGACTTTTTTCTAAGGCTAAACAACTCAAGCCAAAAGACATCTTATTTGTCAAACGGGGGAGTTACAGAATAGGCAGCGTGGCCATGGTTTCTCCAAACGACACACATGTTATTCTGACAAGGGAAATATTAGTTCTTAGAGTGAATACACAAAGTGCTACCAAGCAATATGGAATGACGCCCGAATATTTGTTATACGCGATGTCTCATGTGATCACTTATAAGCAACTTGAAAATAAAATTTTTATAGACACGACTTTACCAAACATTGCCGATAGATGGAAAGAGCTACAAATCCCCATCCCTAGAGATGCTAGCCAGCTAGAGCAAATCACGAAAAAAGTCAAAAGTGCCATCACTAAACAGTGGGGATTTTTAAATATAGTTGATACTTTAAAAAATCACAACGATGTTTTCTATACTTGA
- a CDS encoding pyridoxal phosphate-dependent aminotransferase: protein MYADRITRIAPSQTIAITTLAQELKAQGRDILSFSAGEPDFDTPPCVKEAAKAAIDAGFSKYTAVKGIPELLQAIAQKFQKESGLHYTADEVMVSNGAKQCLFNAFQALINPGDEAIIPAPYWVSYPELVTYSGGKNVFLPTDAATEFKITPEQLQQALTPKTKMLVLTTPSNPTGMIYTKAELQALAEVLKNTKVWVLSDEIYEKLVYEGSMCSFGALEGQLERTITINGLSKALSMTGWRVGYLATKDKALLKHMLALQSHSTSNINSIAQKASLAALQGCADQDIENMRLAFKERRDMAYAGLNEIKGLSTLKPQGAFYLWIKIPGQNSMEFCQKLLAEQGVALVPGIAFGVEGFVRMSYACSLEQIKAGLERLKKFMA, encoded by the coding sequence ATGTACGCAGACAGAATCACGAGAATCGCCCCTTCGCAGACCATCGCCATCACCACGCTGGCACAGGAGTTGAAGGCGCAGGGCAGGGACATTTTAAGTTTCAGCGCGGGCGAGCCCGACTTTGACACCCCCCCTTGCGTGAAAGAGGCGGCCAAGGCGGCGATCGATGCGGGTTTTAGCAAATACACAGCCGTGAAGGGCATCCCCGAATTGTTGCAAGCCATCGCCCAAAAATTTCAAAAGGAAAGTGGCTTGCACTACACCGCAGACGAGGTCATGGTGAGCAATGGGGCGAAACAATGCCTGTTCAACGCCTTTCAGGCCCTCATCAACCCCGGCGATGAGGCCATCATCCCTGCGCCCTATTGGGTGAGTTACCCCGAGCTTGTAACCTACAGCGGGGGTAAAAATGTCTTCTTGCCCACCGATGCTGCCACGGAATTTAAAATCACCCCAGAGCAACTGCAACAAGCCCTAACCCCTAAAACCAAAATGCTGGTGCTCACCACCCCCTCCAACCCCACAGGCATGATCTACACCAAAGCCGAGTTGCAAGCCCTAGCAGAGGTACTCAAAAACACGAAGGTGTGGGTCTTAAGCGATGAAATTTATGAAAAACTCGTGTATGAGGGCTCTATGTGCTCTTTTGGCGCGCTTGAAGGGCAATTAGAGCGCACGATCACCATCAATGGCCTTAGCAAAGCCTTGAGCATGACCGGCTGGCGTGTGGGTTATTTAGCCACGAAAGACAAGGCTTTGTTAAAACACATGCTCGCCTTGCAAAGCCACAGCACTTCTAACATCAATTCCATCGCCCAAAAAGCCTCTTTAGCCGCCCTGCAAGGTTGTGCCGACCAAGACATTGAAAACATGCGCCTTGCCTTTAAAGAGCGCCGCGATATGGCTTATGCGGGACTCAATGAAATTAAAGGCCTTAGCACCTTGAAGCCACAGGGGGCGTTTTATTTGTGGATCAAAATCCCCGGGCAAAACTCTATGGAGTTTTGTCAAAAACTCTTAGCAGAGCAGGGCGTGGCACTCGTGCCCGGCATTGCTTTTGGAGTTGAGGGCTTTGTGCGCATGTCTTACGCTTGTTCTTTAGAACAAATCAAGGCGGGCTTAGAGCGGCTTAAAAAATTCATGGCTTAG
- a CDS encoding acetyl-CoA carboxylase biotin carboxylase subunit: MEKEIQRILIANRGEIVLRAIQTIAQMGKQSIAIYSSADKDAHYLNTADAKVCVGGPKSAESYLNIPAIISAAELFEADAIFPGYGFLSENQNFVEICTHHGLEFIGPSAEVMALMGDKSKAKVCMQEAGVPVIEGSNGILKSYEEALEVAQRIGFPIIIKAANGGGGRGMRVVEKASALKNLYLAAETEALSAFGDGSVYIERFIKNPKHIEVQILADKHGNVVHVGERDCSTQRRQQKLIEETPALVLQEEVRQRLLKTAISAAKHIGYVGAGTFEFLLDANGEDFYFMEMNTRLQVEHTVSEMVSGLDLVEWMVRIAQGETLPPQESIVCRGHAIECRITAEDPKTFTPSAGKITSWIAPGGMGVRFDTHAYAGYSVPPYYDSMIGKLIVHAPNRDQAIAKMKRALKEFFVEGIKTTRDFHLAMLDNPDFRRNQIHTKYLETQQKES; the protein is encoded by the coding sequence ATGGAGAAAGAGATTCAGCGCATACTGATCGCTAATCGGGGGGAGATTGTGCTCAGGGCGATTCAAACCATCGCCCAAATGGGCAAACAATCCATCGCCATTTACTCCAGCGCCGACAAGGATGCCCACTACCTCAACACCGCTGACGCGAAGGTGTGCGTGGGCGGGCCTAAGTCTGCAGAGAGCTATTTAAACATCCCGGCGATCATCAGCGCCGCCGAGCTTTTTGAAGCCGATGCGATTTTCCCCGGGTATGGGTTTTTAAGTGAAAACCAAAATTTCGTGGAGATTTGCACCCATCACGGGCTAGAGTTCATTGGCCCTAGTGCTGAGGTGATGGCTTTAATGGGGGATAAATCCAAAGCCAAGGTGTGCATGCAAGAGGCGGGTGTGCCTGTGATTGAGGGCTCCAATGGGATTTTAAAGAGCTATGAAGAGGCACTGGAGGTTGCCCAGCGCATCGGCTTTCCCATCATCATCAAGGCGGCCAATGGCGGAGGCGGACGGGGCATGCGCGTGGTGGAGAAAGCCAGTGCGCTTAAAAACCTCTATCTAGCCGCTGAAACCGAAGCGTTGAGCGCTTTTGGGGATGGCAGCGTCTACATTGAAAGGTTCATCAAAAACCCCAAGCACATCGAGGTGCAAATCCTAGCCGACAAACATGGCAATGTGGTGCATGTGGGCGAGAGGGATTGCTCCACCCAGCGCCGCCAACAAAAGCTTATTGAAGAAACCCCCGCCTTAGTTTTGCAAGAAGAGGTACGCCAAAGACTCTTAAAGACCGCCATTAGCGCCGCTAAGCACATCGGTTATGTGGGGGCGGGGACCTTTGAGTTCTTGTTAGATGCGAATGGAGAGGATTTTTACTTTATGGAGATGAACACCCGCTTGCAAGTGGAGCACACGGTGAGCGAAATGGTGAGTGGTTTAGATTTAGTGGAGTGGATGGTTAGGATCGCTCAAGGGGAAACACTCCCCCCTCAAGAATCGATTGTCTGCAGGGGGCACGCCATAGAGTGCCGCATCACCGCCGAGGACCCCAAGACCTTCACGCCAAGTGCGGGTAAGATCACCTCGTGGATCGCCCCCGGGGGGATGGGCGTGCGCTTTGACACCCACGCTTACGCGGGTTATAGCGTGCCCCCCTATTACGATTCAATGATCGGTAAACTCATCGTGCATGCGCCTAATCGGGATCAAGCCATCGCCAAAATGAAGCGGGCACTCAAAGAGTTTTTTGTGGAGGGGATCAAGACGACCAGGGACTTTCATTTAGCCATGCTGGATAATCCCGACTTTAGACGCAATCAAATCCACACCAAATATTTAGAAACCCAACAAAAGGAATCCTGA
- the accB gene encoding acetyl-CoA carboxylase biotin carboxyl carrier protein gives MHVSDIQELMAAFDESQIGYFKLKMESVELVLDKSAKRTTQVQAAIVEGTPAQQPLLHTPTASACAINATTGAASVGQKAKEDYILSPMVGTFYHRPSPTASPYVQVGDTIKKGQVIGIVEAMKIMNEIEAECDCKILAIEVDDATAVEYGTQLVKIEKL, from the coding sequence ATGCATGTAAGCGACATTCAAGAGCTGATGGCGGCCTTTGACGAGAGTCAGATCGGTTATTTTAAACTCAAAATGGAGAGTGTGGAGTTAGTGCTAGACAAGTCGGCTAAAAGGACGACTCAAGTGCAGGCAGCAATTGTAGAGGGCACGCCCGCCCAGCAGCCCTTGTTGCACACCCCCACCGCCAGCGCCTGCGCCATCAACGCCACAACCGGGGCAGCAAGCGTGGGACAAAAAGCCAAAGAAGACTACATTCTATCCCCCATGGTCGGCACTTTCTACCACCGCCCCAGCCCCACCGCCAGCCCCTATGTGCAGGTGGGCGACACCATCAAAAAAGGGCAGGTGATCGGCATTGTAGAGGCGATGAAAATCATGAACGAGATTGAGGCCGAATGTGATTGTAAAATCCTAGCCATTGAAGTAGACGATGCAACCGCCGTAGAATACGGCACACAGCTTGTCAAGATTGAAAAACTTTAA
- the aspA gene encoding aspartate ammonia-lyase, with product MATRREHDFIGEMEIEDSLYYGIQTMRAVENFNITHDRLYNYPVFIRSFAQVKKAAALANTELGLIDVKIKDAICHACDKIIAGEYLDQFVVDMIQGGAGTSTNMNINEVIANLALEFLGHKKGEYQYCHPNDHVNRSQSTNDAYPSALKIAIYERLDKLTQTLKILKDAFALKAKEFSHILKMGRTQLQDAVPMTLGQEFETFVCMVEKDIQHVLDARNWTRVLNLGGTAIGTGINSHPDYKNIVEKKIQEVTGRPFTIAQNLIEASQSTGAYVQVSGALKRVSIKLSKICNDLRLLSSGPRAGLNEINLPKMQPGSSIMPGKVNPVIPEVVNQVCFSVIGNDLSVAMAAEGGQLQLNVFEPVIAYKLFHSFVMLDRAIHTLVDKCILGITANEKICQDYVFNSIGIVTALNPHIGYEKSASIAKEALETGKSIHEIVLERKYLTQEQLDEIFQPANMLSPHVFKKHKD from the coding sequence ATGGCAACTAGACGAGAGCACGATTTCATCGGCGAAATGGAAATTGAAGACAGCCTCTACTACGGCATCCAAACCATGCGGGCGGTGGAGAACTTCAACATCACGCATGACCGCCTCTACAATTACCCCGTGTTCATCCGCTCTTTCGCACAAGTGAAAAAGGCAGCGGCTTTAGCCAACACCGAATTAGGCTTGATCGATGTAAAAATCAAGGATGCGATTTGCCACGCTTGCGACAAAATCATTGCGGGTGAGTATTTGGATCAATTTGTGGTGGACATGATCCAAGGGGGGGCTGGCACCAGCACTAACATGAACATCAATGAAGTGATCGCTAACCTCGCTTTAGAGTTTTTAGGGCATAAAAAGGGCGAGTACCAATACTGCCACCCTAATGACCATGTCAACCGCTCACAATCCACCAACGATGCCTACCCCTCAGCGTTAAAAATTGCTATCTATGAGAGGCTAGACAAACTCACCCAAACCCTCAAGATCTTAAAAGACGCATTTGCCCTGAAGGCCAAAGAGTTTTCCCACATCCTTAAAATGGGGCGCACCCAGCTGCAAGACGCTGTGCCCATGACCCTAGGCCAAGAGTTTGAAACCTTTGTGTGCATGGTGGAAAAGGACATCCAGCATGTCCTAGATGCGCGCAATTGGACCAGGGTGCTTAATTTAGGGGGCACAGCCATTGGCACGGGCATCAACTCCCACCCCGATTATAAAAATATTGTGGAGAAGAAAATCCAAGAGGTTACGGGCCGTCCCTTCACCATCGCCCAAAACCTCATTGAAGCCAGCCAAAGTACAGGGGCGTATGTGCAAGTGAGCGGGGCGCTCAAAAGGGTGTCCATTAAGTTGTCTAAAATCTGTAACGACTTGCGTCTTTTGAGCTCAGGGCCTCGAGCGGGTTTAAATGAAATCAACCTGCCCAAAATGCAACCCGGAAGCTCGATCATGCCCGGTAAGGTCAACCCCGTGATCCCCGAAGTGGTGAATCAAGTGTGCTTCTCGGTGATCGGCAATGACCTTTCTGTGGCGATGGCAGCCGAGGGTGGACAGTTGCAACTCAATGTGTTCGAACCCGTGATCGCCTATAAACTTTTCCATTCTTTTGTCATGCTCGATCGCGCGATCCACACTCTAGTGGATAAATGTATTTTAGGCATCACGGCTAATGAAAAAATCTGCCAAGACTATGTGTTCAACAGCATCGGCATCGTGACCGCCCTAAACCCCCACATCGGGTATGAAAAGTCTGCCTCCATTGCCAAAGAAGCCCTAGAAACCGGCAAATCCATCCACGAAATTGTGTTGGAGCGCAAATACCTCACCCAAGAGCAGTTAGACGAGATTTTCCAACCCGCCAACATGCTAAGCCCCCATGTCTTTAAAAAGCACAAAGATTAG